The Triticum dicoccoides isolate Atlit2015 ecotype Zavitan chromosome 6A, WEW_v2.0, whole genome shotgun sequence genome has a window encoding:
- the LOC119316839 gene encoding cyclin-B1-2-like isoform X2, translating into MARGGGLMTKKELGETHDVLRFGVNDSVHGDLALAHPVQATIKEAKFWDKKKKFGTEAIYGSTFNIRRDLDTQILSRAMIRFGAKNYRMRSQKN; encoded by the exons ATGGCGAGAGGCGGCGGTTTGATGACAAAGAAGGAGCTCGGCGAGACCCACGACGTCCTCCGCTTTGGTGTCAATGACAGCGTCCATGGCGACCTCGCGCTGGCGCACCCCGTCCAGGCCACCATCAAG GAGGCCAAGTTCTGGGATAAGAAGAAGAAGTTTGGGACCGAGGCCATCTACGGATCGACCTTCAACATCCGCAGGGATCTCGACACCCAGATCCTCTCCAG ggcgatgatccgttttggagcaaaaaactacCGCATGAGAAGCCAGAAAAACTAG
- the LOC119316839 gene encoding cyclin-B1-2-like isoform X1: MARGGGLMTKKELGETHDVLRFGVNDSVHGDLALAHPVQATIKEAKFWDKKKKFGTEAIYGSTFNIRRDLDTQILSRLVLSLPPPGNRFCLTKEPPVLDFFSGMIWELQLLGLSIRPYFFCFVEQIRAPTFRLLHLKAHTLNACE, encoded by the exons ATGGCGAGAGGCGGCGGTTTGATGACAAAGAAGGAGCTCGGCGAGACCCACGACGTCCTCCGCTTTGGTGTCAATGACAGCGTCCATGGCGACCTCGCGCTGGCGCACCCCGTCCAGGCCACCATCAAG GAGGCCAAGTTCTGGGATAAGAAGAAGAAGTTTGGGACCGAGGCCATCTACGGATCGACCTTCAACATCCGCAGGGATCTCGACACCCAGATCCTCTCCAGGTTGGTTCTCTCACTGCCCCCTCCTGGAAATAGGTTTTGTCTAACTAAAGAGCCACCGGTATTAGATTTTTTTAGTGGTATGATCTGGGAGCTGCAGTTGTTGGGGTTGTCAATTCGACCTTACTTCTTTTGTTTTGTTGAGCAAATCAGGGCCCCTACCTTTAGATTATTACATCTAAAAGCGCACACGCTTAACGCTTGTGAATGA
- the LOC119316838 gene encoding eukaryotic translation initiation factor 4B3-like → MAVASAWAKPGSWALAAEEQDDLPPPPPPVPASDFPDLATAATTKVPKKKKVQPVSLASFNSAKFVPSSSRGPTPDMLLSLPTGPRERTEEELGGARWGNVSRGSDEPRRGGSGTEDYGPSRADEADDWGVKKPMERRERMGGFGGDSISSRADDVNDWVSTKKTAPSLPMERRERSSAFGSESQGRADDSTSWVSNKSYSAPPLAPSDGRRGGSVWGFNRDGCPDADSWARKREEVSSGGGSSSARPRLVLQKRTLPVAVVTDGEKDEGVEEDKGEFQPKSWSCNPFGAARPREEVLAAKVENLTKEVYEREEKLVIQPKVRSWNPFGAARPREEVLAGKGEDWRKIDEKLEALKVREAPPEVRSSGRRVSPVQGEENENGEVLERSTDRVWKKPTAIEAEVLSEQGSEVTGAAPAN, encoded by the exons ATGGCCGTCGCCTCCGCCTGGGCCAAGCCCGGCTCATGGGCCCTCGCCGCCGAGGAGCAGGACGAcctccccccgccgccgccccccGTCCCAGCCTCCGACTTCCCCGacctcgccaccgccgccaccaccaaggtccccaagaagaagaaggtccAGCCAGTCTCCCTCGCCTCGTTCAACAGCGCCAAGTTCGTCCCCTCCTCCTCCCGTGGGCCCACCCCGGACATGCTGCTAAGCCTCCCCACCGGCCCCCGCGAGCGCACTGAGGAGGAGCTCGGCGGGGCACGCTGGGGCAACGTGTCTCGCGGCTCTGACGAGCCGCGGCGTGGCGGATCTGGCACGGAGGACTACGGCCCGTCCCGCGCCGACGAAGCGGATGATTGGGGTGTGAAGAAGCCGATGGAGAGGAGGGAGCGGATGGGAGGGTTTGGTGGTGATTCGATTTCGTCGCGTGCTGATGACGTGAACGACTGGGTGTCCACCAAGAAGACGGCGCCCTCTCTGCCCATGGAGCGGAGGGAGCGTAGCAGCGCGTTTGGTAGCGAGTCGCAGGGACGCGCTGACGATTCCACGAGCTGGGTCTCCAACAAGAGCTACTCTGCTCCCCCGCTCGCACCTTCGGATGGCCGAAGGGGTGGGTCAGTTTGGGGTTTCAATAGGGATGGTTGTCCAGATGCTGATTCTTGGGCAAGGAAGAGAGAGGAGGTAAGCAGTGGTGGTGGTAGTAGCAGTGCCCGTCCGCGTCTTGTTTTGCAGAAGCGAACTTTACCGGTTGCCGTTGTAACTGACGGGGAGAAGGATGAGGGTGTAGAGGAAGATAAAGGAGAGTTTCAGCCCAAAAGCTGGTCTTGCAACCCATTTGGGGCTGCACGCCCACGTGAGGAAGTGCTTGCTGCAAAGGTGGAGAACTTGACGAAGGAGGTGTATGAACGGGAGGAGAAGCTAGTGATTCAACCAAAAGTCAGATCTTGGAATCCGTTTGGGGCAGCCCGCCCACGGGAGGAAGTGCTTGCTGGGAAGGGGGAAGATTGGAGGAAGATTGATGAGAAGCTTGAGGCCCTGAAGGTGCGTGAAGCACCACCTGAGGTTAGGTCctctgggaggagggtttccccagtCCAAGGCGAGGAGAACGAGAACGGCGAAGTGCTGGAGAGGAGTACTGACAGAGTGTGGAAGAAACCTACTGCAATTGAGGCTGAAGTACTATCTGAACAAGG ATCAGAGGTTACAGGAGCTGCACCTGCAAATTAA